The Candidatus Atribacteria bacterium ADurb.Bin276 nucleotide sequence GTCAAACAATCCTCCCGAATCTATACATACATACTTCCCCGATTCACTCACTACCATTCCGCAAAAATGACCATGAGCACTAATTACATTGCATTCGTGTTTTCCAGCCAACCGGTAGGCGATCCTGTTTTTGATTTGAGAATAATTTTTCGGATGGCAAATCAACCATTCTGAGTTTTCTGAGAATAAAGTAATTGAATCATATTCCGAGGTAATAACATTGCAGTTTTCCGAGGGTTCAGTAAACATCCGAACCATTCTCCGAAATTCGCAAGGGGTTTCTAATTTACGATTGAACCGCCATTCGTGATTCCCGGGGATAAAGACAATCTCTTTAAATTCGCTGGATAAAATCCTATACACTTCATAGGCATTGTCGAGTTCTTTATCTAATTCATAGGGTTTAGATACAAACGTTGAAAGAATATCGAGGTTTAGAAAGTCTCCGGCTATGACGATTTTTTTGATTTTATTCTTCTTCGCAACTTCCAAGACTTTTTCGGCTAAATGAAGATCGCAATAAGGCAAATGCCAATCAGATGTTACGATACAATCTCCATAAATAGTTACTCGTTGAGGGAGTTTAATTTCTTCAGACCAAGAAAAAGTTTTTCTTTCAAACCTTTTGACGTTCAGGTTTTCAAGTTTTCGGGTGATTGATTTTCTGGTTCTTCCGAGTTTGTTGCTTATGTCTTCTACGTTGTATCCGTCTTTGTATAAAGTGATGAGTTGAGTTGTTTCCTCATCGTTCCAAGTTTTTAATGTCATCACTCCTCCTCATATGTCGTATTTCATTGAATCGGGGAATTTCAGCGTATGTTGAAATGGTGGAGGTGTCGGGTGTTGAACCCGAGTCCAGAGACTACGCTTCGGCTTCAATCTCTGTCGATCCAATCCACCCCCCATTTTTAGTTGTGGGGAGATGAACCAAGGACTTGCCCCTGCTCCAGTTCCCCACATGGTGATTAGATCAGATCCTACCCTCTCATTCGAGAGATCGGATCCTTATCCCAAAGATACTATCTCTGGGGGTGCTCCAGCCCCTCTTATTCGAGGGGCCCTCCAGCGCACTTCTTCTGGAGGGAAACCTACCAGCCCATTCCTCCGTCAGCCTTGCTATGTTTTTTATTCAATCAGCCCGGGAAGCGACTGGTACATTTTTAGGAGTAACTAATTTAGCTTTCTGTCCATCAATCCCGGCACATATTCCTTTAGATTGGAGATAAACATCAAGCTCATTGTTATCACCTGAAAAATCAATGTTGTTATAATATTTTTGATTGTTTTTTCTTTCCTGATTGTCTAATTTAATTATTTCTCGATAAAGACTTTTTGCTTTCTGCTGAACCTCTTTTTGGGACAAATAAGGATTTTCTGCCTTAATTGCTTCTTCTATCTCTTCTAATTTATAACTTGCTTTTAACATGGTCTATATTCCTCCTCACTATTAAGGCCCTTTGTGAGGTGGTTTTGGGCAACACATAACCATTTAAATATTCAAATATTTTTTCAAATACCCTATTCAAATGAATTCTTACCGCTTTTCTGCTTATTTCTAAAACATCGGCAATCATTCTTTCAGAATATTCCATCATATAAAAATGGAGAACGTGCTTTTGCCTTGTCGTAAAATTAACCTTTTCTAAAGCATTCGAAATATCTAAATATTCGATAAAATCCTTATTATCAAAAATATATGAATTGATACCCATATCAACTCTTTTCTTAGCTCCAGTTCTTTTCTTCCAGCACTGCCAACAGTAAAGGCCATTCCAGTGAGTATCTGGGATAGGATAAGTAGCATAAAAAATTCTTTCTTTCCCACAACCATCACAAATAAAAAAACGCTTTGAAAGGTCTTTTGGAGACCTTCCATGTTTATCGTCCGTAGAAAACCAATAAGAAAACTCATTTAAAATGTGACCCGGATTGTGTGTTTTCTCACGTTTACGAATGTACTTTCCCCAGAGATACGACTTGATAAACTCGATCGAATAATCTTCCAATTGATCACCTCCTATTAACCCAGTCTCGTATAATTGGAGCAAGAAAAACCATCACGATAAACGCAATAGCTACCACTGCCTCAGCTGTGCTCATGGTTCACCTCCTTGTTTTTCCTCCATGTTTTCTTAATCTGCCTTGGATATACCAATCACTTATTAATTTCTCAAAACGCCAATCTTTTTCCCATTTATGTTTCACCCTATTCCATTCCATTAATAAAATTTTTTTGCTCATCGGCCCATAAAAATTTTCCATCTGAGCCCATAAAACCGGATTCTCTTTTTCAATTTTTTCCCATAAACCATCAAGAGTTCTTTCTTCCATA carries:
- a CDS encoding Calcineurin-like phosphoesterase, whose product is MTLKTWNDEETTQLITLYKDGYNVEDISNKLGRTRKSITRKLENLNVKRFERKTFSWSEEIKLPQRVTIYGDCIVTSDWHLPYCDLHLAEKVLEVAKKNKIKKIVIAGDFLNLDILSTFVSKPYELDKELDNAYEVYRILSSEFKEIVFIPGNHEWRFNRKLETPCEFRRMVRMFTEPSENCNVITSEYDSITLFSENSEWLICHPKNYSQIKNRIAYRLAGKHECNVISAHGHFCGMVVSESGKYVCIDSGGLFDSSKIPYIQNTTTYPQWNQGFVMVVGGKPTILSPMFGNC
- a CDS encoding regulatory protein (Bacterial regulatory proteins, luxR family); the protein is MEDYSIEFIKSYLWGKYIRKREKTHNPGHILNEFSYWFSTDDKHGRSPKDLSKRFFICDGCGKERIFYATYPIPDTHWNGLYCWQCWKKRTGAKKRVDMGINSYIFDNKDFIEYLDISNALEKVNFTTRQKHVLHFYMMEYSERMIADVLEISRKAVRIHLNRVFEKIFEYLNGYVLPKTTSQRALIVRRNIDHVKSKL